One Pseudoalteromonas undina genomic region harbors:
- a CDS encoding glycosyl hydrolase family 18 protein, producing the protein MSSRKIIKNAFKLSALPLSAFSLNVYASTDCSTLTAWELGQTHTAGSQVKAQNNAYEAKWWTQANPLENAGQYQDWLLLDVCDSAVNDNQSPIITEITPGNGSLFNDKDSVVILAQATDSDGSVAGVEFFIDGTSIAVDNTAPFSVNWQAIAGEHQISAVATDDEGAMSAEVVNTISVSDSVIVDPVNQAPVAAISFSTLPDKLVVGSQVVFALSGTDGDGQVTALSFAANGVDVHQSSSPASSFAWQATALGQATFTLTVTDNDGATAQVTKVLTVVDENTGPVTGTDCRPQGLYQTPGVNTPYCTIYDADGREIMGPDHPRRVIGYFTSWRNGANGQPSYLVNDIPWDKITHINYAFAHVDANNKVSIGDPTSVNNPATNMEWPGVVGAEMDPEFNYKGHFNLLNKYKKQHPDVKTLISVGGWAETGGYFDETGRVASGGFYTMTTNADGSVNHAGINAFAQSAVEFIEKYGFDGVDIDYEYPSSMNDSGHPDDFPISNARRGGLNASYQVLMKKVREELDRAGEAAGKHYLLTIASPSSGYLLRGMETFQAVQYLDYVNIMSYDLHGAWNSHVGHNAALFDTGLDSELAQWNVYGTKEFEGIGYLNTDWAVRYFRGAMSAGRINIGLPYYTRGFKDVSGGTNGLWGQAALPNQADCAKGTGVGEKNKCGNGALGIDNLWHDKNDAGQEMPAGSNPLWHVKNLENGIVGSYLGVYGLTPDTDADDRLTGTYTRHYDSVAVAPWLWNADKKVFLSIEDEESMATKVDYVINNGLGGIMFWELAGDFDYDSAKGEYFMGSTLTSLAYDKFNQSGVAYDVHGGNPNFTVPAEAVDITFTAKDFPIGDDNYPISPTFAFTNNSSLDLSGAKISFDVPVSTSAIFKSNWNAQEKLGMAVEVNGSNAAGNNIGGYENEFHRFSITLNNEWGGQPKDFSAGATVNAQVMYYMPITGPSNFTIEKDGKTYAFKAEYPMLPDATPGDGTGNPDNGGGDPVGVCEGVDIASIPVYPNFPQTDWAGNPSHAAGGDLMVHNNAVYKAKWWTTSEPGVTADWSLSCSL; encoded by the coding sequence ATGAGCTCACGGAAAATAATAAAAAATGCCTTCAAATTAAGTGCCTTACCTCTAAGTGCATTTAGTTTAAATGTATACGCATCAACTGATTGCAGTACATTAACGGCATGGGAGTTAGGGCAAACTCATACAGCAGGAAGCCAAGTTAAGGCACAAAATAATGCCTATGAAGCCAAGTGGTGGACACAAGCCAATCCTTTGGAGAATGCAGGTCAATATCAAGACTGGTTACTTTTGGATGTATGTGACAGCGCTGTCAATGATAATCAATCGCCTATAATTACTGAGATAACACCTGGGAATGGTTCTTTATTTAACGATAAAGACAGCGTTGTCATTTTGGCGCAAGCAACTGATTCAGATGGCTCGGTTGCAGGTGTGGAGTTTTTTATAGACGGTACTTCAATTGCGGTTGATAACACTGCGCCGTTTAGTGTTAACTGGCAAGCTATTGCGGGCGAACATCAAATTAGTGCTGTAGCAACAGACGATGAAGGAGCGATGTCTGCTGAAGTTGTTAATACGATAAGTGTAAGTGATTCAGTGATTGTTGACCCTGTTAATCAAGCACCAGTTGCCGCTATTTCATTTAGCACGCTACCGGATAAACTGGTTGTTGGTTCGCAGGTGGTGTTTGCACTTTCTGGAACTGATGGTGATGGCCAAGTAACTGCTCTGAGCTTTGCAGCAAACGGGGTGGATGTTCATCAATCAAGCTCACCAGCGAGCAGTTTTGCATGGCAAGCAACGGCACTTGGTCAGGCAACTTTCACCCTAACGGTGACAGATAACGACGGTGCAACAGCGCAAGTAACAAAAGTATTAACGGTTGTTGATGAAAATACCGGCCCAGTTACGGGCACTGACTGTCGTCCCCAAGGTTTATATCAAACTCCCGGTGTAAACACGCCTTACTGTACGATTTATGACGCTGATGGCCGTGAGATCATGGGCCCAGATCATCCACGCCGTGTAATTGGATACTTTACTAGCTGGCGTAATGGCGCTAATGGTCAACCCAGTTATTTAGTGAACGATATTCCGTGGGATAAAATCACCCACATCAACTATGCATTTGCCCATGTTGATGCAAACAACAAAGTATCTATTGGCGATCCTACTTCAGTAAATAACCCTGCCACTAATATGGAATGGCCGGGCGTAGTTGGCGCTGAAATGGACCCAGAGTTTAACTACAAAGGTCACTTTAACCTGTTAAACAAATACAAAAAACAACACCCAGATGTAAAAACACTCATATCTGTGGGCGGTTGGGCTGAAACCGGTGGTTACTTTGATGAAACAGGCCGTGTTGCAAGCGGTGGTTTTTACACCATGACCACCAATGCTGATGGTTCAGTTAACCATGCAGGTATCAATGCATTTGCACAAAGTGCAGTTGAGTTTATTGAAAAATATGGCTTTGATGGGGTTGATATTGATTACGAATACCCATCATCAATGAATGACTCAGGCCACCCTGATGACTTCCCAATTTCTAATGCACGTCGTGGTGGTTTAAATGCCTCATACCAAGTGCTAATGAAAAAAGTACGTGAAGAGCTAGACCGTGCAGGTGAAGCTGCGGGTAAGCATTATTTACTCACGATTGCATCGCCTTCTTCAGGTTATTTACTGCGCGGTATGGAAACCTTCCAAGCGGTTCAATACCTTGATTATGTAAATATCATGTCTTATGACTTACATGGCGCATGGAACTCGCACGTAGGTCACAACGCGGCATTATTTGATACTGGGTTAGACTCAGAGCTTGCGCAATGGAATGTATACGGCACCAAAGAGTTTGAAGGTATTGGCTATTTAAATACTGATTGGGCAGTGCGTTACTTCCGTGGTGCGATGTCAGCGGGTCGAATCAATATTGGTTTACCTTATTACACCCGTGGTTTTAAGGATGTATCAGGCGGAACAAACGGTTTATGGGGCCAAGCGGCACTACCAAACCAAGCTGATTGTGCTAAAGGTACCGGCGTAGGTGAGAAAAACAAATGCGGTAATGGTGCACTAGGTATCGATAACCTTTGGCATGATAAGAACGATGCAGGCCAAGAAATGCCAGCTGGTTCAAACCCATTATGGCATGTTAAAAACCTTGAAAACGGTATTGTTGGCTCGTATTTAGGCGTGTATGGCTTAACACCTGATACAGACGCTGATGACCGCTTAACGGGTACTTATACTCGTCACTATGACAGCGTTGCCGTTGCACCTTGGTTATGGAACGCAGATAAAAAAGTATTCCTCTCGATAGAAGATGAAGAGTCGATGGCAACAAAAGTTGATTACGTTATCAACAATGGTCTTGGCGGTATCATGTTCTGGGAGCTGGCAGGTGACTTTGACTATGACTCAGCCAAAGGCGAGTACTTCATGGGTTCTACGTTAACTTCATTAGCATACGATAAGTTTAATCAAAGCGGTGTTGCATATGATGTGCATGGCGGAAATCCAAACTTCACAGTGCCTGCTGAAGCCGTAGATATCACATTTACAGCAAAAGACTTCCCAATTGGTGATGATAATTACCCAATCAGCCCAACGTTTGCATTTACTAATAACTCAAGTCTTGATTTAAGTGGTGCAAAAATCTCATTTGATGTGCCGGTATCAACTTCCGCTATTTTTAAATCTAACTGGAATGCACAAGAAAAACTGGGCATGGCTGTAGAAGTAAATGGCTCGAACGCAGCCGGTAACAACATTGGTGGTTATGAGAACGAGTTTCACCGTTTCTCAATCACATTAAACAATGAGTGGGGTGGTCAGCCAAAAGACTTTAGCGCTGGTGCAACTGTGAATGCACAAGTGATGTACTACATGCCAATCACTGGGCCTAGCAACTTTACCATTGAAAAAGATGGAAAAACTTACGCATTCAAAGCTGAATACCCAATGCTACCAGATGCAACACCAGGTGATGGTACGGGCAATCCGGATAACGGAGGAGGTGATCCTGTAGGTGTGTGTGAAGGAGTTGATATAGCCTCGATACCTGTTTATCCAAACTTTCCTCAAACTGACTGGGCGGGCAACCCAAGCCATGCTGCTGGCGGCGATCTAATGGTGCATAACAATGCAGTGTACAAAGCCAAATGGTGGACAACCTCTGAGCCGGGTGTAACAGCTGATTGGAGTTTAAGTTGTAGCCTGTAA
- a CDS encoding lytic polysaccharide monooxygenase yields the protein MASIKLNTITLSAITSGLLFSTLAPQVQAHGYMDSPKARQAICQVDGGYWWPEDGTNIPNLACRAAYLESGTVQFVQAIEFSVNTPDYLNQTAVEANVPNGTLCAGGDTAKRGMDLPSPHWQRSDVVPNANGDIQIRYLASTPHNPSFWQFYITKPSFNSATDVLTWQDLQLVQEHDNIEVVKNPDGKRYYEMSVAIPQDRSGEAILYSRWQRNDVVGEGFYNCSDINIVNDAGPTDPNSWTSVGYFVRQGQNAIAGDIVWARLFDETGQEVINQQLKINADNQANWQQALAEQLNLDYAHLVQIGVQNQAGGITFDATDVLINQVYSSDANYTYALSMQGAPTNTAPIVHTPDNLVVDENTTTAIHLHAFDDEQSELTYSWTVPTPLSFTGSSANINLTTAEVSANTDYTIAVSVSDGQLSTQTSFSVTVNDVPVVDPVDPVDPTVPEWDSTQIYQANDKARFANVIYTAKWWNKGQQPDTSAAWESASKADTAATWNTSKAYQVGAEVTYQGQRYRAKWWTQGDTPGQANVWTKL from the coding sequence ATGGCATCAATTAAACTTAACACGATTACGCTATCTGCAATTACCAGTGGTTTACTATTCAGTACACTAGCACCGCAAGTGCAAGCACATGGTTATATGGATAGCCCTAAAGCGCGCCAAGCAATTTGTCAGGTTGATGGCGGGTACTGGTGGCCTGAAGACGGCACAAATATTCCTAACCTTGCGTGTCGAGCCGCATATTTAGAATCGGGCACGGTGCAGTTTGTACAAGCGATTGAATTTTCGGTTAATACTCCTGACTATTTAAATCAAACTGCAGTTGAGGCCAATGTACCAAACGGCACTTTATGTGCTGGTGGCGATACAGCCAAACGGGGTATGGATTTACCATCACCACATTGGCAGCGCAGCGATGTAGTGCCCAATGCCAATGGTGATATTCAAATACGTTACCTTGCATCAACCCCGCACAACCCAAGCTTTTGGCAGTTTTACATTACCAAGCCAAGCTTCAATAGCGCAACTGACGTACTAACCTGGCAAGACTTACAGCTAGTGCAAGAGCACGACAACATTGAGGTTGTTAAAAACCCTGATGGTAAACGCTACTACGAAATGAGTGTTGCAATTCCGCAAGACCGTAGCGGCGAGGCCATTTTATATAGCCGTTGGCAACGTAATGATGTGGTTGGTGAAGGCTTTTATAACTGTAGCGACATCAACATAGTAAATGACGCAGGCCCGACAGATCCAAACTCGTGGACTAGCGTCGGTTATTTTGTTCGCCAAGGGCAAAATGCCATTGCAGGCGACATCGTATGGGCGCGATTATTTGACGAAACAGGCCAAGAGGTAATCAACCAACAGCTTAAAATCAATGCCGACAATCAAGCAAATTGGCAACAAGCATTGGCTGAACAACTTAACCTTGATTACGCGCATTTAGTGCAAATTGGGGTGCAAAACCAAGCGGGCGGCATTACGTTTGATGCAACCGACGTACTGATAAACCAAGTGTATAGCAGCGATGCAAATTATACCTATGCCTTGAGTATGCAAGGTGCGCCAACAAACACCGCACCCATTGTACACACCCCAGATAACCTAGTAGTTGATGAAAACACCACAACAGCAATTCATCTGCATGCCTTTGATGATGAGCAAAGTGAGCTAACTTACAGCTGGACAGTACCTACACCGCTAAGCTTTACAGGCTCTAGTGCCAACATCAACTTAACCACTGCAGAGGTATCAGCAAACACCGATTACACCATTGCAGTATCTGTATCGGATGGTCAATTAAGTACCCAAACCAGTTTTAGTGTCACGGTTAACGATGTACCTGTGGTCGATCCGGTTGACCCTGTTGATCCAACAGTACCTGAATGGGACAGCACTCAGATCTATCAAGCAAACGATAAAGCCCGTTTTGCTAACGTGATTTACACCGCTAAATGGTGGAACAAAGGCCAACAACCAGATACCTCAGCGGCATGGGAATCAGCCTCGAAAGCTGACACAGCAGCCACTTGGAATACCAGCAAAGCCTACCAAGTTGGCGCAGAAGTAACGTATCAAGGACAGCGCTATCGCGCTAAATGGTGGACTCAGGGCGATACGCCAGGGCAAGCCAATGTATGGACCAAACTTTAA
- a CDS encoding glycosyl hydrolase family 18 protein — protein sequence MNIKQLSAAIGVALFASTASAAPSTPSINWEPQQYSFVEVDLEGNGSYKQLVTRVEQVNINIQWSAWSGDGGDSYKVYFDDMLVNEGTLAAGSKSGTITFPYDKAGRHTMYVELCEGGTTCARSAGKPIVIADTDGGHLAPLPMDVDPNNRDIGIKQGLVTGAYFVEWGIYGRDYDVTNMPAQNLSHILYGFIPICGENASLSGGPKRALETACAGSADYEVVIHDPWAAVQKALPGVDAKDPIRGTYSQLMALKQRYPDIKILPSVGGWTLSDPFGGFTNKANRDIFVASMEEFLRTWKFYDGVDIDWEFPGGDGPNPDIGDPINDGPAYVALMQELRAMLDKLEAETGRTYELTSAIGAGYDKIEDVDYQAASQYMDYIFAMTYDFYGAWSNVTGHQTALYCGEHMSVGQCNGTGLDENGEPRKGPAYTTDNAVQLLLAQNVPSKKIVVGTAMYGRGWEGVYPQNAAIDGNPMTAPGNGPLKGSTAQGVWEDGVIDYKGVKANMIGAAGTGINGFEVGYDEQAQAAYVWNRSTGKLITYDSRKSVLAKGAYVNQYNLGGLFAWEIDADNGDILNAMHDGLGGVVAPPTNKKPVVSVSSSVSVNSGESITVTASATDADNDPLSFSWNADSALVVSGQNSASLVITAPTVTADTQYVATVAVSDGQATVNRDVVVNVIAPTSGGENTAPSVDAIANISVEEGASASVAVVANDAQNDALSYTWTVPAGLTLVGSDANVTIEAGAVDTDTDFTVSVAVSDGALTTTQSFSVTVINVDTTNPPTGSWDASVAYVGGDVVTYNGVEYKAKWWTQGERPDLGGAWEATTQPTDGTGVAVWQPTAIYNSGDEVSYQGNKYQAKWWTQGNEPGSTDVWLAL from the coding sequence ATGAATATCAAACAACTAAGCGCAGCCATCGGTGTTGCTTTATTTGCAAGTACAGCATCTGCTGCACCGTCTACACCAAGCATTAATTGGGAACCACAGCAATATTCGTTTGTTGAGGTAGACCTTGAGGGAAACGGCTCTTATAAGCAGCTAGTTACCCGTGTTGAACAAGTTAATATCAACATTCAGTGGAGTGCATGGAGTGGTGATGGTGGCGATAGCTACAAAGTGTACTTTGATGACATGCTAGTGAATGAGGGCACGCTTGCTGCTGGCTCTAAAAGTGGCACTATCACATTCCCTTATGATAAAGCGGGCCGCCATACAATGTATGTTGAGCTATGTGAAGGTGGCACAACCTGTGCGCGTAGTGCAGGCAAACCAATTGTAATTGCTGACACCGACGGCGGACACCTAGCACCACTGCCGATGGATGTAGACCCAAATAACCGTGACATTGGTATCAAACAAGGTTTAGTTACAGGCGCTTACTTTGTTGAGTGGGGTATTTATGGCCGTGATTACGATGTAACAAATATGCCAGCACAAAATCTGAGCCATATTTTGTATGGCTTTATTCCAATTTGTGGTGAAAACGCATCGTTATCGGGTGGTCCTAAACGTGCACTTGAAACCGCTTGTGCCGGCTCTGCAGATTACGAAGTGGTTATTCACGACCCATGGGCAGCAGTACAAAAAGCACTGCCAGGGGTTGATGCAAAAGATCCTATCCGTGGTACTTACTCTCAGCTAATGGCGCTTAAACAGCGTTACCCAGATATTAAAATTTTACCATCTGTAGGTGGTTGGACGTTATCAGACCCATTCGGTGGCTTTACCAATAAAGCTAACCGCGACATCTTCGTTGCCTCAATGGAAGAATTTTTAAGAACATGGAAATTTTATGATGGTGTAGATATTGACTGGGAATTCCCAGGTGGTGACGGCCCCAACCCAGACATTGGCGATCCAATCAACGATGGCCCAGCCTATGTGGCGCTAATGCAAGAGCTACGCGCTATGCTTGATAAACTAGAAGCAGAAACAGGTCGTACTTACGAGTTAACCTCAGCCATTGGTGCAGGTTACGATAAAATTGAAGATGTAGACTACCAAGCAGCTAGCCAGTATATGGATTACATTTTTGCCATGACCTATGACTTTTATGGTGCATGGAGTAACGTAACCGGACACCAAACAGCACTTTACTGTGGCGAACATATGAGTGTTGGTCAATGTAATGGTACCGGGCTTGATGAAAATGGCGAACCTCGTAAAGGCCCTGCTTATACCACCGATAATGCAGTGCAGCTGTTACTTGCGCAAAATGTACCATCGAAAAAAATCGTCGTGGGCACAGCTATGTATGGTCGTGGTTGGGAAGGTGTTTACCCGCAAAATGCAGCGATTGATGGTAACCCAATGACCGCCCCTGGTAATGGCCCGTTAAAGGGCTCTACGGCACAAGGCGTATGGGAAGATGGGGTTATTGATTACAAGGGCGTTAAAGCCAATATGATTGGTGCTGCGGGCACCGGTATTAATGGTTTTGAAGTGGGTTATGATGAGCAAGCACAAGCCGCTTATGTATGGAATCGTTCAACCGGTAAACTAATTACTTATGATAGCCGTAAGTCAGTACTGGCGAAGGGAGCGTATGTTAATCAGTATAATTTAGGTGGTTTATTTGCATGGGAAATAGATGCGGATAATGGTGATATTCTTAATGCTATGCATGATGGTTTAGGGGGCGTAGTTGCTCCGCCAACAAATAAAAAGCCAGTTGTTTCTGTGTCTTCATCAGTGTCTGTTAATTCAGGCGAGAGTATTACAGTAACAGCTTCTGCAACTGATGCAGATAACGATCCACTTAGCTTTAGCTGGAATGCTGATAGCGCACTGGTGGTATCTGGACAAAATAGTGCATCATTAGTCATTACAGCGCCAACAGTGACTGCAGATACACAGTATGTGGCAACTGTTGCTGTATCAGATGGTCAAGCAACTGTTAATCGTGATGTTGTTGTTAATGTTATTGCGCCAACATCAGGAGGCGAAAACACAGCACCGAGCGTTGATGCTATCGCTAATATCAGCGTTGAAGAGGGCGCATCAGCAAGTGTAGCTGTAGTGGCTAATGATGCTCAAAACGACGCCCTTTCGTATACGTGGACAGTACCAGCAGGCTTAACATTAGTGGGCAGTGATGCAAATGTAACTATTGAGGCTGGCGCTGTAGATACCGATACAGACTTCACAGTGTCTGTTGCAGTCAGTGATGGCGCATTAACCACAACGCAAAGCTTTAGCGTAACAGTTATAAACGTTGATACTACAAATCCACCTACAGGAAGCTGGGATGCGAGTGTTGCATACGTTGGTGGTGATGTCGTTACTTATAACGGCGTTGAATATAAAGCAAAGTGGTGGACTCAAGGCGAGCGTCCTGATTTAGGTGGTGCATGGGAAGCAACAACACAACCTACAGATGGTACGGGTGTCGCAGTTTGGCAGCCAACGGCTATTTATAACAGTGGTGATGAAGTTTCTTATCAAGGTAATAAGTACCAAGCTAAATGGTGGACTCAAGGGAACGAACCTGGCTCAACCGATGTATGGTTAGCACTTTAA
- a CDS encoding putative 4-hydroxy-4-methyl-2-oxoglutarate aldolase, with translation MTPFTTPDLYDEHRDHVQVADSGLQHFGNKTHFYGQVVTVTCPDDNSFAGNILHENGEGKVLIVDGFASKRFAFIGDMIAERALKNGWQGIIINGCCRDIEILATLDLPVMALGATPRCTTKRGLGAKDHPVNMLNTTINTGDWVYADVNGLIISSKALF, from the coding sequence ATGACACCGTTTACTACGCCCGATTTATACGATGAACATCGCGACCATGTGCAAGTTGCTGACAGTGGCTTGCAACACTTTGGTAATAAAACTCACTTTTATGGTCAAGTAGTGACCGTCACCTGCCCTGACGACAACTCATTTGCTGGTAACATACTGCATGAAAACGGTGAGGGAAAAGTATTGATTGTTGATGGTTTTGCCAGTAAACGTTTTGCCTTTATTGGCGATATGATTGCAGAGCGCGCACTAAAAAATGGCTGGCAGGGCATAATTATTAATGGTTGCTGTCGCGATATTGAAATTCTTGCCACACTTGATTTACCTGTAATGGCGCTAGGCGCAACACCGCGCTGCACCACTAAGCGCGGTTTAGGTGCTAAAGATCACCCGGTTAATATGTTAAACACCACAATTAATACCGGTGATTGGGTATATGCTGATGTAAACGGCTTAATAATTAGCTCTAAAGCGTTGTTTTAA
- a CDS encoding carbon starvation protein A — MIIFFICLTILILGYKFYSPFVEKQAGMDSTVDTPQKRFSEGVDYVAIHPVRAFLIQFLNIAGVGPIFGPILGALYGPVALVWIVLGNVLGGAVHDFFSGVMSIKEDGKSLPEIAGHYYNVVFKGFMLIFTAMLLFFVGVVFIMSPAGLLSNLDAFEGTIFASNTFWVLAILAYYFLATLLPIDKIITKFYPIFGLLMIVMTVAIAVSLLINAPHLPVAGDFLAYFEADHAHDFLAPNPDGLPTWPLLFITITCGAISGFHSTQAPIIARCLTNEKYVRPVYYGAMMCEGIVGCVWALAGIAAFPEGYAGLKSMLDLGGPGLVVNHIANSYLGVFGGIMAIIAVAVFPITSGDTAFRSLRLTMVDAFSIPQSLRNRLLLALPILTIAYFMTKLDFSVIWRYFAFSNMLLSTSVLWLATKYLFDRGTFHWIASIPAVIASAVTLSYIMTAAIGLNLSSDLGKPIGVAVAVVGFIVLAFVHSKHKVRPA; from the coding sequence ATGATCATCTTTTTTATTTGCCTGACTATTTTAATATTAGGCTATAAGTTTTATAGCCCGTTTGTTGAAAAACAAGCGGGTATGGACTCGACAGTAGACACACCACAGAAGCGTTTTAGCGAAGGTGTTGACTATGTTGCTATTCACCCTGTTCGTGCATTTTTAATTCAGTTTTTGAATATTGCAGGAGTAGGCCCCATATTTGGTCCCATACTTGGCGCCTTGTATGGCCCAGTAGCGCTGGTTTGGATTGTACTTGGTAACGTTTTAGGTGGAGCTGTACACGACTTTTTCTCTGGCGTAATGAGTATTAAAGAAGACGGTAAAAGTTTACCTGAAATTGCAGGCCATTATTACAACGTAGTATTTAAAGGCTTTATGCTTATATTTACTGCTATGTTGTTATTCTTTGTTGGTGTAGTGTTTATTATGAGCCCTGCAGGATTATTGAGTAACTTAGATGCATTTGAAGGCACCATTTTTGCTAGTAATACATTTTGGGTTCTCGCTATTTTAGCTTACTACTTTTTAGCCACGTTATTACCAATCGATAAAATCATCACTAAGTTTTACCCTATTTTTGGCTTGTTAATGATTGTAATGACAGTTGCTATTGCAGTCTCACTGTTAATCAACGCACCCCATTTACCAGTAGCTGGCGACTTTTTAGCGTATTTTGAAGCCGATCATGCCCACGACTTTTTAGCCCCAAATCCTGATGGACTGCCTACTTGGCCGTTGCTATTTATCACCATTACTTGTGGTGCCATTAGTGGTTTTCACTCAACGCAAGCACCTATTATTGCTCGTTGTTTAACTAACGAAAAATATGTACGCCCGGTTTATTATGGCGCGATGATGTGCGAAGGTATTGTAGGTTGTGTGTGGGCGCTTGCTGGTATTGCTGCCTTCCCTGAAGGTTATGCGGGTTTAAAATCGATGCTTGATTTAGGCGGTCCAGGCTTAGTGGTTAACCATATTGCAAACAGCTATTTAGGTGTATTTGGTGGTATTATGGCTATTATTGCTGTTGCTGTTTTCCCTATCACCTCAGGTGATACAGCGTTCCGCTCACTGCGCCTAACAATGGTGGATGCGTTTAGTATTCCGCAAAGTTTACGTAATCGTTTGTTGTTAGCGTTGCCAATTTTAACCATTGCTTACTTTATGACTAAGCTCGACTTCTCTGTTATTTGGCGCTACTTCGCGTTTTCAAATATGCTGCTTTCTACCAGTGTTTTATGGCTTGCTACTAAGTATTTATTTGACCGTGGTACATTCCACTGGATTGCTAGTATACCTGCTGTAATTGCTTCAGCTGTGACCCTGTCATACATAATGACTGCGGCAATAGGATTAAACTTATCAAGTGATTTAGGTAAACCAATTGGTGTAGCGGTTGCTGTTGTAGGCTTTATTGTATTGGCTTTTGTGCATTCAAAACATAAAGTGCGTCCAGCTTAA
- a CDS encoding TetR/AcrR family transcriptional regulator, translating to MSKKAALLQAAENKVRLGGYSNFSFRELATEIGIKSASVHYHFPTKADLGAELAHQYTDAFIAVLGDPNVHKANGKNPIDIYTQLFRNALVIDKKMCLCGLLGAESDSLPDKVRVEVQRFFNKNLAWLTQAHQINGELNPARAAIQTVSLLEGAMIISKTLDDISYFEQATF from the coding sequence ATGAGTAAAAAAGCAGCCCTGCTACAAGCCGCAGAAAATAAAGTGCGACTGGGTGGTTATAGCAACTTTAGCTTTAGAGAACTTGCTACTGAGATTGGTATAAAAAGTGCCAGTGTGCATTATCACTTTCCAACGAAAGCTGATTTAGGCGCTGAACTCGCGCATCAATACACCGATGCCTTTATTGCAGTACTTGGCGATCCGAATGTACATAAAGCAAACGGTAAAAATCCCATCGATATTTACACTCAGTTATTTAGAAATGCGCTCGTGATAGACAAAAAGATGTGTTTATGTGGCTTACTCGGTGCAGAAAGCGACAGCCTACCCGATAAAGTGCGGGTTGAAGTTCAGCGGTTTTTTAATAAAAACTTAGCCTGGTTAACTCAAGCACATCAAATAAATGGAGAGCTTAATCCTGCTCGGGCGGCAATACAAACAGTTAGCTTATTAGAAGGGGCAATGATTATTAGTAAAACCCTAGATGATATTAGCTACTTCGAACAAGCGACTTTTTAG
- a CDS encoding cupin domain-containing protein yields the protein MKIAADFSQRVVVHSESLEWIASPMPGVDRRPLDRVGDEVARATSIVRYAPNSHFSPHTHTGGEEFLVLDGIFQDEHGDFPKGTYIRNPPQSKHTPGSKDGCIIFVKLWQFQPEDRQHVCIHTQQMQGQKTPEFNDLNVILLYQDTYETVSIVQFNANQSLTLTVSGGAELLVLDGTLQEHNDTLEKHSWLRVPVNSQINATAGNNGARVWIKTGYLNDVKNQVNRLKKHN from the coding sequence ATGAAAATTGCTGCCGACTTTAGTCAACGTGTGGTGGTGCATAGTGAGTCACTTGAGTGGATAGCTTCGCCCATGCCGGGTGTTGATAGACGTCCACTTGACAGAGTGGGCGACGAGGTTGCTCGTGCCACTAGCATTGTACGTTATGCGCCAAACAGCCACTTTAGCCCACATACACATACCGGCGGTGAAGAGTTTTTAGTACTTGATGGGATATTTCAAGATGAGCATGGTGACTTTCCAAAAGGTACCTATATTCGTAATCCTCCACAATCAAAGCATACTCCTGGCTCAAAAGACGGTTGTATTATTTTTGTAAAACTATGGCAGTTTCAGCCAGAAGATCGCCAGCACGTGTGTATTCACACACAGCAGATGCAAGGGCAGAAAACCCCCGAGTTTAATGACCTAAATGTCATTTTGTTATATCAAGATACGTATGAAACAGTGAGTATTGTACAGTTTAATGCTAATCAATCTTTAACGCTCACGGTAAGTGGTGGCGCTGAGTTGTTGGTTTTGGATGGCACTTTACAAGAGCATAACGACACACTTGAAAAACACAGCTGGCTTAGAGTGCCTGTTAATAGCCAAATAAACGCTACCGCGGGTAACAATGGCGCAAGAGTATGGATAAAAACTGGCTATTTAAACGATGTAAAAAACCAAGTTAATCGGCTAAAAAAACATAATTAG